In the genome of Deltaproteobacteria bacterium, one region contains:
- a CDS encoding threonine synthase gives MKLICTHCGSVEPWPTDRWACICGGPREMIDLPVFDPDGLEARRPGLWRYLAMLPPPPAAGPVTLGEGFTPLIPGRWERMDVYWKLESLNPTGAFKDRGTVLVVNDMVARGVERVVEDSSGNAGASIAAYAARAGIGARVFVPAHASPAKQAQIAVYGAEVVPVPGPRIEATRAAEKAVRGGGVYASHVWHPLTLVGMATIAWEIWEQSGGRSPDWFVAPVGQGTLLLGAWRGFQALFRAGLIDRLPRLVAAQAERCAPLAAAMASGRDEAEAVPPQPTIAEGVAIVRPVRSRALLEALRESGGLTPVATEDGIADAQLQLASSGIYVEPTSATAAAVLPEVGLHSSPGETVVVALTGSGLKSPPKK, from the coding sequence ATGAAACTCATCTGTACCCACTGTGGATCTGTTGAGCCCTGGCCCACGGATCGATGGGCCTGTATCTGTGGCGGACCACGGGAGATGATCGATCTTCCGGTCTTCGACCCTGACGGTCTCGAGGCACGGCGGCCCGGGCTCTGGCGCTATCTGGCCATGCTGCCCCCTCCACCTGCCGCGGGTCCTGTGACGCTGGGCGAGGGGTTTACCCCCCTGATTCCGGGGAGATGGGAGAGGATGGATGTCTACTGGAAGCTCGAGTCCCTCAACCCCACGGGTGCGTTCAAGGATCGGGGTACCGTACTGGTTGTAAATGATATGGTCGCAAGGGGTGTGGAACGTGTGGTGGAGGACTCCTCCGGCAACGCTGGTGCCTCGATCGCCGCCTATGCGGCTCGGGCCGGGATTGGTGCCAGGGTCTTTGTGCCGGCCCATGCCAGCCCGGCCAAACAGGCCCAGATCGCCGTATACGGGGCCGAGGTGGTACCGGTTCCAGGGCCGCGTATCGAGGCCACCCGGGCGGCAGAGAAGGCAGTCAGAGGAGGCGGGGTCTATGCCAGCCACGTGTGGCATCCCTTGACTCTTGTAGGCATGGCCACCATTGCATGGGAGATCTGGGAGCAGTCAGGGGGACGCTCGCCTGACTGGTTCGTCGCCCCTGTGGGGCAGGGGACGCTCCTGTTGGGTGCATGGCGCGGGTTTCAGGCATTGTTCCGGGCAGGGCTCATAGACCGTCTGCCCAGGCTTGTGGCCGCCCAGGCAGAGCGCTGCGCACCTCTTGCTGCGGCAATGGCCTCCGGGCGGGACGAGGCCGAAGCCGTTCCACCCCAGCCGACAATAGCCGAGGGTGTGGCCATTGTAAGACCCGTGCGCAGCCGGGCCCTTTTGGAGGCCTTACGGGAGAGCGGTGGGTTGACCCCAGTCGCCACAGAGGATGGAATTGCTGATGCACAGCTGCAACTGGCAAGCTCCGGGATCTATGTTGAACCTACTTCGGCCACAGCCGCCGCGGTACTCCCTGAGGTCGGACTCCACAGTTCTCCCGGCGAGACGGTGGTGGTGGCACTCACAGGCTCGGGCCTGAAGAGTCCCCCAAAAAAGTAA